From Chryseobacterium sp. H1D6B, a single genomic window includes:
- a CDS encoding isoprenyl transferase, with the protein MSLIKNKINSENLPKHVAIIMDGNGRWAKSRGEERTFGHKNAINAVRNAINACNEIDVPYLTLYTFSSENWSRPTDEVDTLMNLLTETLLLEADEIFSKGLRMHVIGNLEKLPPLVKDQLLRVVELTKDNTKGNLVLAISYGSQNEILNAVKNISSDVKDGKVNVENIDEKLFENYLYTKDFPPVDLLIRTSGETRISNFLLWQIAYAELQFLDVLWPDFTKDIFFQCIVNYQNKERRYGLTGEQIKIQ; encoded by the coding sequence ATGTCGTTGATTAAAAATAAAATAAATTCTGAGAATTTACCAAAACATGTAGCCATCATTATGGATGGTAATGGAAGATGGGCAAAATCTCGTGGCGAAGAAAGGACTTTTGGTCACAAGAATGCTATTAATGCAGTAAGAAATGCTATTAATGCTTGTAATGAGATTGATGTCCCATATTTAACCCTTTATACATTTTCTTCAGAAAACTGGAGTCGTCCTACTGATGAAGTAGATACTTTAATGAATCTGCTTACAGAAACATTATTGCTGGAGGCGGACGAAATTTTCAGCAAAGGCTTGAGAATGCATGTTATTGGGAATCTAGAAAAATTGCCTCCATTGGTAAAAGATCAATTACTGCGTGTGGTAGAACTTACAAAAGATAACACAAAAGGTAATTTAGTATTAGCCATAAGCTATGGTTCACAAAATGAAATACTAAATGCCGTAAAAAATATAAGTTCTGATGTGAAAGATGGTAAAGTGAATGTAGAAAATATTGATGAAAAGCTATTTGAAAATTATCTTTATACAAAAGATTTTCCTCCTGTAGACTTACTGATAAGAACCAGTGGTGAAACAAGAATCAGTAATTTCCTCCTTTGGCAGATCGCCTACGCAGAACTGCAGTTTTTAGATGTTCTATGGCCAGATTTTACAAAAGATATTTTCTTTCAATGTATTGTAAACTATCAAAACAAAGAAAGAAGATACGGCCTAACCGGCGAACAGATAAAAATCCAGTAA
- the bamA gene encoding outer membrane protein assembly factor BamA yields the protein MKFRLLPIIMFVASAHFYGQVTPQDSTKVNNPVHAESQAGSYTLKDIVVDGVKKYTPAQILRFTGLSKGESVDIPGQKISNAIKKLWDTQSFSEVEVYIQSIEGETVVLRFYLQDLKELGEIKFTGKGIGKSKNEKMSKDNNLKPGTKITQNLVSSLKTNVPKDFVKKGFADAKITIQDKVNANDPALVDWTINVDKGKRIKIDHIEFEGNNNVSDSKLRNKAFKETKQKRFGIGGILKSSKFIEDKYQEDKQSLISYYNSLGYRDAAIVSDSVWRNKKNNYEINVKLNEGKKYYIGDVTFTGNTVYSTEYLQRLLGYKKGDIYDAVGFNKKVGEDGGKEDDSDIKSVYMNNGYLFSNVTPVEKSVNGDAINLDIRINEGEKATWNKVTWQGNTTTHDHVILRALRTKPGNLFAKSDIKRTYFDLAGMSFFDPQQIGQDIQPNQQDNTVDINWKLVEKGSSQVQLQAGYGGNSFIGTLGLTFNNFSLRNFLKFKDFRPVPQGDGQTLSLQAQAGQYFQNYGVSFTEPWLFGTRPTALSVSLNNSRVKYSDVNGNAQKLNIFSASVGLNRLLKWPDDYFSLYTGLQYQRYNFSNYPFEFGDTTEYYGTANNLSVNIGLSRNSAGIDPIFPTVGSNIELSAKFTPPYSLFSNKDYSTMSPTDKYKWMEFYKIKFKADVYNEIAGKLVLRSSAEMGFMDGYTSQLGAPPFERFYVGGTGLFGGRYDGRELIPLRGYENASTYGGTVDDITPKGGGTIYNRFTLELRYPISLNQTAKIYALTFAEGGNVWNSWSGYNPFQLKRSVGVGIRVYMGAFGLIGFDFAYGFDKTVLGTEPSGWKTHFLMNQSL from the coding sequence ATGAAGTTTAGACTATTACCCATCATTATGTTTGTTGCTTCTGCACATTTTTATGGACAGGTAACCCCACAGGACAGCACAAAAGTGAACAATCCTGTGCATGCTGAAAGCCAGGCAGGAAGTTATACATTAAAAGACATCGTTGTTGATGGAGTCAAAAAGTATACGCCGGCGCAAATTTTACGATTTACAGGACTATCCAAAGGAGAAAGTGTAGATATCCCGGGGCAGAAAATTAGTAATGCCATCAAAAAACTTTGGGATACCCAATCCTTTTCGGAGGTTGAAGTATACATTCAAAGTATTGAAGGTGAAACTGTAGTTTTAAGGTTCTATCTACAAGATCTGAAAGAGCTTGGAGAGATCAAATTTACCGGAAAAGGTATTGGGAAATCCAAAAACGAAAAGATGTCTAAGGACAACAACCTGAAGCCGGGAACTAAAATTACTCAAAATTTAGTCTCAAGTCTTAAAACAAACGTTCCTAAGGATTTCGTAAAGAAAGGATTTGCTGATGCTAAGATCACAATACAAGATAAAGTGAATGCAAATGATCCTGCTTTAGTAGACTGGACGATTAATGTAGATAAAGGCAAAAGAATAAAAATTGACCATATCGAGTTTGAAGGCAACAATAATGTAAGCGATTCGAAACTTAGAAATAAAGCATTTAAAGAAACTAAGCAGAAAAGATTTGGTATCGGCGGTATTTTAAAGTCTTCAAAATTTATTGAAGATAAATACCAAGAAGATAAACAAAGCCTTATCAGCTATTATAACTCTTTAGGATATAGAGATGCTGCAATAGTGTCCGATTCTGTATGGAGAAATAAAAAGAACAACTATGAGATCAATGTAAAACTTAACGAAGGTAAAAAGTATTACATTGGAGATGTTACTTTTACAGGAAATACAGTTTACTCTACAGAATATTTACAAAGACTTTTAGGATATAAGAAAGGTGATATTTATGATGCAGTAGGATTTAACAAAAAAGTAGGAGAAGACGGAGGAAAAGAAGATGATTCAGATATCAAATCGGTATATATGAATAATGGTTATCTGTTCTCAAACGTGACTCCTGTAGAAAAATCTGTTAATGGAGATGCAATCAACCTTGATATTAGAATTAATGAAGGCGAAAAAGCAACCTGGAACAAAGTTACATGGCAGGGAAATACAACTACTCATGACCATGTCATCCTTAGAGCTTTAAGAACGAAACCAGGAAATTTATTTGCTAAAAGTGATATTAAGAGAACTTATTTTGACTTAGCAGGTATGTCTTTCTTTGATCCACAGCAGATAGGCCAGGATATTCAGCCTAATCAGCAGGATAACACAGTAGACATTAATTGGAAGCTGGTAGAAAAAGGATCTTCACAGGTTCAGTTGCAGGCGGGGTACGGAGGTAACAGTTTTATCGGAACTTTAGGATTAACCTTCAATAACTTCTCATTAAGGAATTTCCTTAAATTTAAAGATTTTAGACCAGTACCGCAGGGAGACGGACAGACTTTATCCCTTCAGGCACAGGCTGGACAATATTTCCAAAACTATGGGGTTTCATTTACAGAACCATGGTTATTTGGAACAAGACCAACTGCTCTTTCAGTTAGTTTAAATAACTCTAGAGTAAAATACTCAGATGTCAATGGAAATGCTCAGAAATTAAATATTTTCTCCGCTTCCGTTGGATTAAACAGATTATTAAAATGGCCGGATGATTATTTCTCACTATACACAGGATTACAGTATCAGAGATATAACTTCAGTAATTACCCATTTGAATTTGGTGATACAACAGAATATTACGGAACAGCAAATAACTTAAGTGTTAATATCGGTTTAAGCAGAAACTCTGCAGGTATCGACCCGATATTCCCGACAGTAGGTTCAAACATCGAACTTTCTGCGAAATTTACACCGCCATATTCATTATTTAGCAATAAAGATTATTCCACAATGTCGCCTACCGACAAATACAAGTGGATGGAATTCTATAAAATTAAATTTAAAGCAGACGTTTATAACGAAATTGCTGGAAAATTAGTGTTAAGGTCTTCTGCAGAAATGGGATTCATGGATGGATATACAAGCCAATTAGGAGCACCGCCTTTTGAAAGATTCTATGTAGGAGGAACTGGACTTTTTGGAGGTAGATATGATGGTAGAGAATTAATTCCATTAAGAGGATATGAAAATGCTTCCACTTATGGAGGAACTGTAGATGATATTACTCCAAAAGGTGGGGGTACCATTTACAACAGATTTACATTAGAACTAAGATATCCGATTTCATTAAACCAGACAGCTAAAATTTATGCTTTAACTTTTGCTGAAGGAGGAAATGTTTGGAATTCTTGGAGCGGCTATAATCCATTCCAGTTGAAAAGATCAGTAGGGGTTGGTATAAGAGTTTATATGGGAGCATTTGGTCTAATTGGATTTGACTTTGCTTATGGATTCGATAAAACAGTTCTTGGAACGGAGCCTTCAGGATGGAAGACCCACTTCTTAATGAACCAATCATTATAA
- a CDS encoding phospholipase C, phosphocholine-specific, which yields MDRREFLEKSSLLLAGLGTSSILHPSILKALSIEPAALSTFYDAEHVVILMQENRSFDHAFGALKGVRGFLDKKAFIKQDGHSVFFQKNDDGKYASPARLDLRNTKSTWMSSLPHSWSDQQKALNKGKYDQWLQAKASGNKEYKNIPLTLGYYNREDLPFYYQLADAFTIFDQYFCSSLTGTTPNRLFLWSGTIREQQNGKVKANVYNDNIDYDKNHQARWKSFPEILEEQNVSWKIYQNEISLPKGMSGDQEAWLSNFTDNPIEWFSNFNVKFSKGYYKNIPNIISYLKNEAEKNPNQKERFEAMISELQEDLVKYHPDNYSKLSQKEKNLHEKAFTTNSEDPDYWNLEIGQDENGERLVVPKGDVLFKFRKDVEDKKLPLVSWLVAPEHFSDHPGSPWYGAWYISEVLNILTKDPETWKKTIFIINYDENDGYFDHVLPFAPPLNPSQPVDMNGKEGADYVNKSQEYMSRNKLRDSERIEGTVGLGYRVPMIIASPWTKGGFVNSEVSDHTSVLQFLEKFIKKKFSKDVTIDTISDWRRAVCGDLTSAFNSSNVKVPQMDYLDQKEYAKTINAAKNKPVPDLKWYTEKELSDNLLEIQERGTKPSNPLPYNYLVNLEDSHIKMTNLKEKGVPLLIYDRTQFDTENYHFSYALYSKQELSHAVHPGYYDYEVFGPNGFFRKFKGDSSPILQVKLLNDPQKNEVQLVFKKNTKENLTAVLEDLYEKTQKKISLNTSEEKITVNLNSTKGWYDLKINVSDHIWHFSGRIENGKPSISDPHWA from the coding sequence ATGGACAGAAGAGAATTTTTAGAAAAATCGAGTTTATTATTAGCAGGTTTGGGAACATCAAGTATACTGCATCCTTCTATTTTAAAGGCATTAAGCATTGAGCCTGCTGCGTTATCTACTTTTTATGATGCAGAACATGTAGTGATTTTGATGCAGGAAAACCGTTCATTTGACCATGCATTCGGTGCACTGAAAGGCGTAAGAGGATTTCTGGATAAAAAAGCGTTTATAAAACAGGACGGGCATTCCGTTTTCTTTCAAAAAAATGATGACGGAAAATATGCTTCTCCAGCACGCTTAGATTTAAGAAATACCAAATCCACGTGGATGAGCTCTCTTCCCCATTCATGGTCTGACCAGCAGAAAGCTTTGAATAAAGGAAAATATGACCAGTGGCTCCAGGCTAAAGCTTCGGGAAATAAAGAGTATAAAAATATTCCGCTTACTTTAGGATATTATAACCGGGAAGATCTTCCGTTTTATTATCAGCTGGCAGATGCGTTCACCATCTTCGACCAGTATTTCTGTTCTTCTCTTACTGGCACAACGCCAAACAGGCTTTTCCTTTGGTCGGGGACGATCAGGGAACAGCAGAACGGAAAAGTGAAAGCCAATGTTTATAATGATAATATTGATTATGATAAAAACCATCAGGCAAGATGGAAAAGTTTTCCTGAAATATTAGAAGAGCAGAATGTTTCATGGAAAATTTACCAGAATGAGATCAGCCTTCCGAAAGGAATGTCCGGCGATCAGGAAGCCTGGCTGAGTAATTTTACTGATAACCCAATTGAATGGTTTTCAAATTTTAATGTCAAATTTTCAAAAGGATATTATAAAAATATTCCTAATATCATCAGTTATTTAAAAAACGAGGCCGAGAAAAACCCGAATCAGAAAGAAAGGTTTGAAGCTATGATCTCTGAACTTCAGGAAGATCTTGTAAAATATCATCCGGATAATTATTCAAAACTGTCCCAGAAAGAAAAAAATCTTCATGAAAAAGCATTTACTACTAATTCTGAGGATCCTGATTACTGGAATTTAGAAATCGGACAGGATGAAAATGGAGAAAGGCTTGTTGTTCCGAAAGGAGATGTTTTATTCAAATTCCGCAAAGATGTAGAAGATAAAAAACTGCCTTTGGTTTCCTGGCTGGTTGCTCCCGAGCACTTCTCTGATCATCCTGGATCACCCTGGTACGGCGCATGGTATATTTCTGAAGTTTTAAATATTTTGACTAAAGATCCTGAAACCTGGAAAAAAACCATTTTTATTATCAATTATGATGAGAACGACGGCTACTTTGACCACGTCCTTCCTTTTGCACCGCCTCTGAATCCCAGCCAGCCCGTAGATATGAACGGGAAAGAAGGAGCTGATTACGTTAATAAAAGCCAGGAATACATGTCCCGCAATAAGTTAAGAGACAGTGAACGTATTGAGGGAACTGTCGGGTTAGGATACCGGGTTCCGATGATCATTGCTTCTCCCTGGACAAAAGGAGGTTTTGTAAATTCTGAAGTTTCAGATCATACCTCTGTGCTGCAGTTTTTAGAAAAATTCATCAAGAAAAAATTCAGTAAAGATGTTACTATAGATACTATCAGTGACTGGAGAAGAGCGGTATGCGGAGATTTAACTTCAGCTTTTAATTCTTCTAATGTAAAGGTTCCGCAGATGGATTATTTAGATCAAAAAGAATATGCTAAAACCATTAATGCCGCGAAAAATAAACCTGTTCCTGATTTGAAATGGTATACTGAAAAAGAACTCAGTGATAATTTATTAGAAATTCAGGAGAGAGGAACTAAACCCTCCAATCCGCTGCCTTATAATTATCTTGTTAATTTAGAGGACAGCCATATTAAAATGACCAATTTGAAAGAGAAAGGAGTTCCTTTGCTGATCTATGACAGAACTCAATTCGACACTGAGAATTATCATTTTTCATATGCTTTATATTCAAAACAGGAATTATCACATGCTGTACATCCTGGTTATTATGATTATGAAGTATTCGGTCCGAATGGTTTCTTCAGAAAATTTAAAGGAGACAGCAGTCCTATATTACAGGTCAAACTATTAAATGACCCTCAGAAAAATGAAGTCCAGCTGGTCTTTAAAAAAAATACAAAAGAAAACCTTACTGCTGTTTTAGAAGACCTTTATGAAAAAACTCAAAAGAAGATCAGTCTAAATACATCTGAAGAAAAAATAACCGTTAATCTTAATTCAACTAAAGGCTGGTATGATTTAAAAATAAATGTTTCCGATCATATCTGGCATTTCTCCGGAAGAATAGAGAACGGAAAACCATCCATATCTGATCCGCATTGGGCATAA
- a CDS encoding DUF6089 family protein: MNKKLLFSFLAILGTMVSVKAQRNELGVRLGMSNLVGDIGNTSYILQKPLDLSRASDWGVPFYGGLLYRFNFNPYQTVRLDLGYNQIQFSDKAAKEEYRKNRNSFGKNNVYEADLMFEYNFFPVNNEQISMLSPYIFGGIGAMMFDAPKATLVNDFRRDADGVAQAPVNELDFTTTPVYTTGKKTTMHIPFGIGLKYKFNHNWGIFAEAMFRYTLTDQLDYSKILSKDVKASFSSDILDPSTGGSLLQTGNYYVVSKEREAKFLNERNIGDGKSKDWINTFSLGLTYSFGRPPCYCD; the protein is encoded by the coding sequence ATGAATAAAAAATTATTATTTAGCTTCCTTGCCATACTAGGAACAATGGTAAGTGTTAAAGCACAAAGAAATGAATTGGGAGTCCGTCTGGGTATGAGTAACCTGGTGGGTGATATAGGGAATACCAGTTATATTTTACAAAAGCCATTGGATTTAAGTAGAGCTTCAGATTGGGGAGTGCCATTTTATGGAGGGCTGTTATATAGATTTAATTTTAATCCTTATCAAACTGTTAGATTAGATCTTGGATATAATCAGATTCAGTTTAGTGATAAAGCTGCAAAAGAAGAATATAGAAAAAATAGAAACTCGTTTGGAAAGAATAATGTATATGAAGCTGATTTGATGTTCGAATACAATTTTTTTCCTGTAAATAATGAGCAGATAAGTATGTTGAGTCCGTATATTTTCGGAGGAATTGGGGCTATGATGTTTGATGCACCTAAAGCTACTTTAGTAAATGATTTTAGAAGAGATGCTGATGGTGTTGCCCAGGCTCCTGTAAATGAATTGGATTTTACAACCACTCCTGTTTATACTACAGGAAAAAAGACAACAATGCATATTCCTTTTGGAATAGGTTTGAAGTATAAGTTTAATCACAATTGGGGAATATTTGCTGAAGCAATGTTCAGATATACGCTTACAGATCAATTGGATTATAGTAAAATACTTTCAAAAGATGTAAAGGCTTCATTTAGTTCAGATATCTTAGATCCGTCTACTGGCGGTTCTTTGCTTCAGACAGGTAATTATTATGTTGTTTCTAAAGAAAGAGAAGCTAAATTTTTAAATGAGAGAAATATAGGTGACGGGAAGTCTAAGGATTGGATAAATACCTTTAGTTTAGGATTGACCTATTCTTTCGGAAGACCTCCTTGTTATTGTGATTAA
- a CDS encoding acyl-CoA thioesterase — MEKEVSTTVKVRFSDCDPIGHLNNVKYLDYMFNAREDHVETFYGFTYEEYTKKTGCTWIAIQNEIAYLKEVKYNTQVIISSKTIDIQDRTAKVEILMKSLDEKIIHAVLWVTVIYFNVKTRKSEVHPQDIKGVFDKFYVDLEQKDFQPRVKFLRSQNAKNS, encoded by the coding sequence ATGGAAAAAGAAGTATCAACCACGGTAAAAGTTAGGTTTAGTGATTGTGATCCAATAGGGCATTTAAATAATGTGAAATATTTGGATTATATGTTCAATGCCAGAGAAGATCATGTAGAAACATTTTATGGTTTCACTTATGAAGAATACACTAAAAAAACTGGCTGTACCTGGATTGCAATACAAAATGAAATAGCATATCTGAAAGAAGTAAAATATAATACACAAGTCATCATCAGCAGTAAAACGATCGATATACAGGACAGAACTGCCAAGGTTGAAATCCTGATGAAAAGTCTGGATGAAAAAATAATTCATGCTGTATTATGGGTAACGGTGATTTATTTTAATGTTAAAACCAGAAAATCAGAAGTTCATCCTCAAGATATAAAAGGAGTATTTGATAAATTCTATGTAGATTTAGAACAGAAAGACTTTCAGCCCAGAGTTAAATTTTTAAGATCGCAAAACGCAAAAAATTCATAA
- the rfbD gene encoding dTDP-4-dehydrorhamnose reductase, which translates to MKKIIVIGSNGQLGNCIRKIAPDFENNYEFIFTDSKTVDITNEDQVNTFFYDNKPDFCINASAYTAVDLAEKEEEKAFAVNADGAAHLAQACLDNNAVLIHVSTDYVFDGETNLCYSEDDFTNPIGVYGESKLKGEELALEINPKTIILRTSWLYSEFNKNFVKTMITLFPQKDELGIVADQFGQPTNANDLAEAIMQIIETSQKTFGIFHFSNYPETTWFDFAKKIAEFSKSTVKLNSLTTEQYPTPAKRPKRSTMCLDKIEEVYKIEAKHWENSLEECIHILLP; encoded by the coding sequence ATGAAAAAAATAATAGTAATAGGAAGTAACGGACAGTTGGGGAATTGTATTAGAAAAATTGCTCCCGATTTTGAAAATAATTATGAATTTATTTTTACAGATTCAAAAACAGTAGATATTACAAATGAAGATCAGGTAAACACTTTCTTTTATGATAACAAACCTGATTTTTGTATTAATGCTTCTGCATATACTGCAGTAGACCTTGCTGAAAAAGAAGAAGAAAAAGCTTTTGCTGTAAATGCAGATGGAGCCGCTCACCTTGCGCAGGCATGTTTAGATAATAATGCGGTTCTAATTCATGTTTCTACAGATTATGTTTTTGATGGGGAAACGAACTTATGTTATTCAGAAGATGATTTTACGAACCCAATCGGTGTATATGGTGAATCAAAACTTAAAGGAGAAGAACTGGCTTTAGAAATTAATCCCAAAACTATTATTTTGAGAACTTCTTGGTTGTACTCTGAGTTCAATAAGAACTTTGTAAAAACAATGATAACACTTTTTCCACAGAAAGATGAGCTGGGAATAGTTGCCGACCAATTTGGACAGCCTACCAATGCAAATGATTTAGCTGAAGCAATTATGCAAATTATTGAAACTTCACAAAAGACTTTTGGAATTTTTCATTTTTCAAATTATCCAGAGACAACCTGGTTTGATTTTGCTAAAAAAATTGCTGAATTTTCGAAATCTACAGTTAAATTAAACTCATTAACAACTGAGCAATATCCTACACCGGCTAAAAGACCAAAAAGAAGTACAATGTGTTTAGATAAAATTGAGGAAGTTTATAAGATTGAAGCTAAACATTGGGAAAATAGTCTGGAAGAGTGTATACATATTCTTTTACCATAA
- a CDS encoding OmpH family outer membrane protein — protein sequence MKKLSVLFAAVMMVVSVGMAKAQKIATLDVIGVLNAMPEKKKADADLKTFLDTKQGEIKKKADAGQAKLKQYTEEAPKKTADENKAREAELAKMQEEIQQMNDKAQKDFVAKQDATYEPIEKKLNEAVSKVAKAAGYDFIMDANSSAFVYKGGPDATPAVKKELGL from the coding sequence ATGAAAAAATTAAGTGTATTATTTGCAGCAGTAATGATGGTTGTATCTGTAGGTATGGCAAAAGCTCAAAAAATTGCTACTTTAGACGTTATAGGTGTTCTTAATGCAATGCCTGAAAAGAAAAAAGCTGACGCTGACTTAAAAACTTTCTTAGACACTAAACAAGGTGAGATTAAGAAAAAAGCTGATGCTGGACAAGCTAAATTAAAGCAATATACTGAAGAAGCTCCTAAGAAAACTGCTGACGAAAACAAAGCTAGAGAAGCTGAATTAGCAAAAATGCAGGAAGAAATTCAACAGATGAACGATAAAGCTCAAAAAGATTTCGTTGCTAAGCAAGATGCTACTTACGAGCCTATCGAGAAAAAATTGAACGAAGCTGTAAGCAAAGTTGCTAAAGCAGCAGGATACGATTTTATTATGGATGCTAACTCTTCTGCATTTGTTTACAAAGGTGGACCAGACGCTACTCCAGCTGTGAAAAAAGAATTAGGTCTTTAA
- a CDS encoding DUF3324 domain-containing protein, with product MIKRILLFAAFVIQFGFLHASIVVLNGLTHNYKVENGQVYKGKIAIENTDNTPQNVKIYLQDLSYKADGTINYSTPHTNEKTNSDWIKLNTNLITLKAKEKTEVYYEITVPNNIARAGSYWSVIMVEPVEDLKPNNTKEGVNITSVIRYAIQVITDYNSENAKPDLKFESVKIDKEEGKHILKIAIANNGSLYCRPTANVEIYNRKSGQKAGTFSSLPMGLLPNTSKSFYIDISKMPPDKYNAAIIATDDDENAFALNVELEIKND from the coding sequence ATGATAAAACGCATTTTACTTTTTGCAGCATTCGTTATACAATTTGGTTTTTTACATGCAAGTATTGTAGTCCTTAATGGTCTTACTCATAACTATAAGGTAGAAAACGGACAGGTCTATAAAGGAAAAATTGCAATTGAAAATACAGATAATACTCCACAAAACGTAAAAATTTACCTGCAGGATCTTAGCTATAAAGCTGACGGCACCATTAATTACAGTACCCCGCACACGAATGAAAAAACAAATTCAGATTGGATAAAACTGAACACAAATCTCATTACTCTAAAAGCTAAAGAAAAAACCGAGGTGTATTATGAAATTACTGTACCGAATAATATTGCCCGTGCAGGAAGCTATTGGAGTGTTATCATGGTTGAGCCAGTAGAGGATTTAAAACCAAATAACACTAAAGAAGGAGTCAATATCACCTCGGTTATCCGCTATGCTATTCAGGTAATTACTGACTATAATTCGGAAAATGCGAAACCTGATCTTAAATTTGAAAGTGTAAAAATAGATAAAGAAGAAGGAAAGCATATCTTAAAAATTGCAATAGCCAATAATGGCAGCCTTTACTGCAGGCCGACGGCAAATGTTGAAATTTACAACCGCAAAAGCGGCCAGAAAGCAGGCACCTTCTCTAGTCTCCCCATGGGCTTACTGCCTAATACATCGAAGTCATTTTACATCGATATTAGTAAAATGCCGCCTGATAAATATAATGCTGCGATAATAGCTACTGACGATGACGAAAACGCTTTCGCTCTCAATGTTGAATTAGAAATAAAGAATGATTAA
- a CDS encoding OmpH family outer membrane protein, whose product MKNIKIFSTVVLFLLFSFSNAQKIGVVDTQDVLNKLPQYKEAEARLNSQIDTWQSELQNLQSEYEKKRSAFESEKVLLIGDQLKLREKEVMDLEKNIKTTTSLRFGTNGEITKLRTNLVVPFQDQIWNAIKTMSEKNGLGIVLDKSSNNVLFLQKRSDYTDKVLDILLKGSTTSDKKEKTNSKGKK is encoded by the coding sequence ATGAAAAACATTAAAATATTTTCAACCGTTGTATTATTCTTGCTTTTCAGTTTTAGCAATGCCCAGAAAATTGGAGTTGTAGATACTCAAGATGTTTTGAATAAACTGCCTCAATACAAAGAAGCAGAAGCAAGATTAAACTCTCAGATCGATACTTGGCAGTCTGAACTTCAAAACCTGCAGTCAGAATATGAAAAGAAAAGATCAGCTTTTGAAAGTGAAAAAGTTTTATTAATTGGAGACCAATTAAAGCTGAGAGAAAAAGAAGTGATGGACCTTGAAAAGAATATCAAAACTACGACCAGCTTAAGATTTGGAACGAATGGCGAGATTACTAAATTAAGAACAAACTTAGTGGTACCCTTTCAAGATCAGATCTGGAATGCGATCAAAACGATGTCAGAGAAAAATGGTTTGGGCATAGTTCTTGATAAAAGCAGTAATAATGTTCTTTTCCTTCAAAAAAGATCTGATTATACAGACAAAGTATTAGATATTTTATTAAAAGGATCAACGACATCTGATAAAAAAGAAAAAACTAATAGTAAAGGTAAAAAGTAA